In Vigna unguiculata cultivar IT97K-499-35 chromosome 3, ASM411807v1, whole genome shotgun sequence, a single genomic region encodes these proteins:
- the LOC114179329 gene encoding uncharacterized protein LOC114179329 isoform X3, translating into MMDSEQDIVCDICGDAGNEEDLAICNKCTDGAEHIYCMRDVLEKVPEGDWWMCEDCKKSECKKSNSQVNLESSSSAGLNSAELNSKSSHDWKRQTGVISRSYSSANPSANRHGVQSEAQSLKDKMSAKSCDNTPLQHKDSSYKTFKKGKAKETKDTTSELQIYCNPQDKAKASHVFSDKRCADTLQVDLDRKTKALETSAGLPYTPKTTKKRSLLVRGGGGSLSKNLRNANVEKSSCVSLENPKLHSYSDVKFGGYLDEARYLPMKKRKIRDFVSSSALDLNVNTHGGTNNVGAQDIPEAGAVDTSFSGDKIEAHEIGESNLVIDLNTSLWPESATPEVVGPCLPVENVDDQPSKDVNVTMRTEETKNEENLNNNNAERSNTDRPESLASPTSDEEHLGLLYWQAVEVLSSNFGL; encoded by the exons CAGGATATAGTTTGTGATATCTGTGGGGATGCAGGAAATGAAGAGGATCTTGCTATTTGTAACAAGTGTACCGATGGGGCAGAGCACAT TTATTGTATGCGTGATGTGTTGGAGAAAGTTCCTGAAGGTGATTGGTGGATGTGTGAAGACTGCAAGAAGTCAGAATGCAAAAAATCCAATAGTCAAGTAAATCTTGAATCTTCAAGTAGTGCAGGATTAAACAGTGCAGAATTAAACTCAAAATCTTCCCATGATTGGAAAAGGCAAACAGGTGTAATTTCTAGATCTTATTCATCAGCTAACCCATCAGCTAACAGGCATGGTGTCCAGTCAGAAGCCCAGTCTTTGAAGGACAAAATGAGTGCCAAATCCTGCGACAACACCCCACTGCAGCATAAGGACTCCTCATACAAGACTTTTAAAAAGGGAAAAGCAAAAGAAACCAAAGATACTACTTCTGAACTCCAAATTTATTGCAATCCTCAAGACAAAGCTAAAGCTTCTCATGTTTTTAGTGACAAGAGATGTGCTGACACCTTACAAGTTGATTTAGACAGAAAAACAAAGGCTCTTGAGACAAGTGCTGGACTCCCATATACgccaaaaacaacaaaaaagcgATCTCTACTAGTTAGGGGCGGGGGGGGGTCGCTGTCCAAAAACTTGAGGAATGCAAATGTGGAGAAATCTTCCTGTGTTTCTCTGGAAAATCCTAAGTTACATTCTTATTCAG ATGTGAAATTCGGAGGATATCTGGACGAAGCTCGTTATTTGCCAATGAAAAAG CGAAAAATTAGAGATTTTGTGAGCAGCTCAGCATTGGATCTCAATGTGAATACTCATGGAGGCACCAACAACGTTGGAGCTCAAGACATTCCTGAAGCTGGTGCTGTGGATACAAGTTTTTCAGGTGACAAGATTGAAGCACATGAAATTGGTGAATCTAATCTCGTTATTGATCTCAATACTTCACTGTGGCCTGAAAGCGCAACCCCGGAAGTTGTTGGCCCCTGTCTGCCTGTTGAGAATGTGGATGATCAACCAAGCAAAGATGTGAATGTGACGATGCGAACAGAAGAGACCAAAAATGAGGAAAATCTGAACAACAACAATGCTGAGAGAAGTAATACCGACAGGCCTGAATCCCTTGCTTCTCCAACAAGCGATGAGGAACATCTGGGCCTGCTTTATTGGCAAGCTGTGGAAGTTTTATCCTCTAACTTTGGTCTTTGA
- the LOC114179329 gene encoding uncharacterized protein LOC114179329 isoform X2, whose product MMDSEDIVCDICGDAGNEEDLAICNKCTDGAEHIYCMRDVLEKVPEGDWWMCEDCKKSECKKSNSQVNLESSSSAGLNSAELNSKSSHDWKRQTGVISRSYSSANPSANRHGVQSEAQSLKDKMSAKSCDNTPLQHKDSSYKTFKKGKAKETKDTTSELQIYCNPQDKAKASHVFSDKRCADTLQVDLDRKTKALETSAGLPYTPKTTKKRSLLVRGGGGSLSKNLRNANVEKSSCVSLENPKLHSYSGSPHSMSGLSEIADVKFGGYLDEARYLPMKKRKIRDFVSSSALDLNVNTHGGTNNVGAQDIPEAGAVDTSFSGDKIEAHEIGESNLVIDLNTSLWPESATPEVVGPCLPVENVDDQPSKDVNVTMRTEETKNEENLNNNNAERSNTDRPESLASPTSDEEHLGLLYWQAVEVLSSNFGL is encoded by the exons GATATAGTTTGTGATATCTGTGGGGATGCAGGAAATGAAGAGGATCTTGCTATTTGTAACAAGTGTACCGATGGGGCAGAGCACAT TTATTGTATGCGTGATGTGTTGGAGAAAGTTCCTGAAGGTGATTGGTGGATGTGTGAAGACTGCAAGAAGTCAGAATGCAAAAAATCCAATAGTCAAGTAAATCTTGAATCTTCAAGTAGTGCAGGATTAAACAGTGCAGAATTAAACTCAAAATCTTCCCATGATTGGAAAAGGCAAACAGGTGTAATTTCTAGATCTTATTCATCAGCTAACCCATCAGCTAACAGGCATGGTGTCCAGTCAGAAGCCCAGTCTTTGAAGGACAAAATGAGTGCCAAATCCTGCGACAACACCCCACTGCAGCATAAGGACTCCTCATACAAGACTTTTAAAAAGGGAAAAGCAAAAGAAACCAAAGATACTACTTCTGAACTCCAAATTTATTGCAATCCTCAAGACAAAGCTAAAGCTTCTCATGTTTTTAGTGACAAGAGATGTGCTGACACCTTACAAGTTGATTTAGACAGAAAAACAAAGGCTCTTGAGACAAGTGCTGGACTCCCATATACgccaaaaacaacaaaaaagcgATCTCTACTAGTTAGGGGCGGGGGGGGGTCGCTGTCCAAAAACTTGAGGAATGCAAATGTGGAGAAATCTTCCTGTGTTTCTCTGGAAAATCCTAAGTTACATTCTTATTCAG GCTCTCCTCACTCCATGTCTGGATTGTCTGAAATTGCAGATGTGAAATTCGGAGGATATCTGGACGAAGCTCGTTATTTGCCAATGAAAAAG CGAAAAATTAGAGATTTTGTGAGCAGCTCAGCATTGGATCTCAATGTGAATACTCATGGAGGCACCAACAACGTTGGAGCTCAAGACATTCCTGAAGCTGGTGCTGTGGATACAAGTTTTTCAGGTGACAAGATTGAAGCACATGAAATTGGTGAATCTAATCTCGTTATTGATCTCAATACTTCACTGTGGCCTGAAAGCGCAACCCCGGAAGTTGTTGGCCCCTGTCTGCCTGTTGAGAATGTGGATGATCAACCAAGCAAAGATGTGAATGTGACGATGCGAACAGAAGAGACCAAAAATGAGGAAAATCTGAACAACAACAATGCTGAGAGAAGTAATACCGACAGGCCTGAATCCCTTGCTTCTCCAACAAGCGATGAGGAACATCTGGGCCTGCTTTATTGGCAAGCTGTGGAAGTTTTATCCTCTAACTTTGGTCTTTGA
- the LOC114179329 gene encoding uncharacterized protein LOC114179329 isoform X4 — protein MRDVLEKVPEGDWWMCEDCKKSECKKSNSQVNLESSSSAGLNSAELNSKSSHDWKRQTGVISRSYSSANPSANRHGVQSEAQSLKDKMSAKSCDNTPLQHKDSSYKTFKKGKAKETKDTTSELQIYCNPQDKAKASHVFSDKRCADTLQVDLDRKTKALETSAGLPYTPKTTKKRSLLVRGGGGSLSKNLRNANVEKSSCVSLENPKLHSYSGSPHSMSGLSEIADVKFGGYLDEARYLPMKKRKIRDFVSSSALDLNVNTHGGTNNVGAQDIPEAGAVDTSFSGDKIEAHEIGESNLVIDLNTSLWPESATPEVVGPCLPVENVDDQPSKDVNVTMRTEETKNEENLNNNNAERSNTDRPESLASPTSDEEHLGLLYWQAVEVLSSNFGL, from the exons ATGCGTGATGTGTTGGAGAAAGTTCCTGAAGGTGATTGGTGGATGTGTGAAGACTGCAAGAAGTCAGAATGCAAAAAATCCAATAGTCAAGTAAATCTTGAATCTTCAAGTAGTGCAGGATTAAACAGTGCAGAATTAAACTCAAAATCTTCCCATGATTGGAAAAGGCAAACAGGTGTAATTTCTAGATCTTATTCATCAGCTAACCCATCAGCTAACAGGCATGGTGTCCAGTCAGAAGCCCAGTCTTTGAAGGACAAAATGAGTGCCAAATCCTGCGACAACACCCCACTGCAGCATAAGGACTCCTCATACAAGACTTTTAAAAAGGGAAAAGCAAAAGAAACCAAAGATACTACTTCTGAACTCCAAATTTATTGCAATCCTCAAGACAAAGCTAAAGCTTCTCATGTTTTTAGTGACAAGAGATGTGCTGACACCTTACAAGTTGATTTAGACAGAAAAACAAAGGCTCTTGAGACAAGTGCTGGACTCCCATATACgccaaaaacaacaaaaaagcgATCTCTACTAGTTAGGGGCGGGGGGGGGTCGCTGTCCAAAAACTTGAGGAATGCAAATGTGGAGAAATCTTCCTGTGTTTCTCTGGAAAATCCTAAGTTACATTCTTATTCAG GCTCTCCTCACTCCATGTCTGGATTGTCTGAAATTGCAGATGTGAAATTCGGAGGATATCTGGACGAAGCTCGTTATTTGCCAATGAAAAAG CGAAAAATTAGAGATTTTGTGAGCAGCTCAGCATTGGATCTCAATGTGAATACTCATGGAGGCACCAACAACGTTGGAGCTCAAGACATTCCTGAAGCTGGTGCTGTGGATACAAGTTTTTCAGGTGACAAGATTGAAGCACATGAAATTGGTGAATCTAATCTCGTTATTGATCTCAATACTTCACTGTGGCCTGAAAGCGCAACCCCGGAAGTTGTTGGCCCCTGTCTGCCTGTTGAGAATGTGGATGATCAACCAAGCAAAGATGTGAATGTGACGATGCGAACAGAAGAGACCAAAAATGAGGAAAATCTGAACAACAACAATGCTGAGAGAAGTAATACCGACAGGCCTGAATCCCTTGCTTCTCCAACAAGCGATGAGGAACATCTGGGCCTGCTTTATTGGCAAGCTGTGGAAGTTTTATCCTCTAACTTTGGTCTTTGA
- the LOC114179329 gene encoding uncharacterized protein LOC114179329 isoform X1, whose protein sequence is MMDSEQDIVCDICGDAGNEEDLAICNKCTDGAEHIYCMRDVLEKVPEGDWWMCEDCKKSECKKSNSQVNLESSSSAGLNSAELNSKSSHDWKRQTGVISRSYSSANPSANRHGVQSEAQSLKDKMSAKSCDNTPLQHKDSSYKTFKKGKAKETKDTTSELQIYCNPQDKAKASHVFSDKRCADTLQVDLDRKTKALETSAGLPYTPKTTKKRSLLVRGGGGSLSKNLRNANVEKSSCVSLENPKLHSYSGSPHSMSGLSEIADVKFGGYLDEARYLPMKKRKIRDFVSSSALDLNVNTHGGTNNVGAQDIPEAGAVDTSFSGDKIEAHEIGESNLVIDLNTSLWPESATPEVVGPCLPVENVDDQPSKDVNVTMRTEETKNEENLNNNNAERSNTDRPESLASPTSDEEHLGLLYWQAVEVLSSNFGL, encoded by the exons CAGGATATAGTTTGTGATATCTGTGGGGATGCAGGAAATGAAGAGGATCTTGCTATTTGTAACAAGTGTACCGATGGGGCAGAGCACAT TTATTGTATGCGTGATGTGTTGGAGAAAGTTCCTGAAGGTGATTGGTGGATGTGTGAAGACTGCAAGAAGTCAGAATGCAAAAAATCCAATAGTCAAGTAAATCTTGAATCTTCAAGTAGTGCAGGATTAAACAGTGCAGAATTAAACTCAAAATCTTCCCATGATTGGAAAAGGCAAACAGGTGTAATTTCTAGATCTTATTCATCAGCTAACCCATCAGCTAACAGGCATGGTGTCCAGTCAGAAGCCCAGTCTTTGAAGGACAAAATGAGTGCCAAATCCTGCGACAACACCCCACTGCAGCATAAGGACTCCTCATACAAGACTTTTAAAAAGGGAAAAGCAAAAGAAACCAAAGATACTACTTCTGAACTCCAAATTTATTGCAATCCTCAAGACAAAGCTAAAGCTTCTCATGTTTTTAGTGACAAGAGATGTGCTGACACCTTACAAGTTGATTTAGACAGAAAAACAAAGGCTCTTGAGACAAGTGCTGGACTCCCATATACgccaaaaacaacaaaaaagcgATCTCTACTAGTTAGGGGCGGGGGGGGGTCGCTGTCCAAAAACTTGAGGAATGCAAATGTGGAGAAATCTTCCTGTGTTTCTCTGGAAAATCCTAAGTTACATTCTTATTCAG GCTCTCCTCACTCCATGTCTGGATTGTCTGAAATTGCAGATGTGAAATTCGGAGGATATCTGGACGAAGCTCGTTATTTGCCAATGAAAAAG CGAAAAATTAGAGATTTTGTGAGCAGCTCAGCATTGGATCTCAATGTGAATACTCATGGAGGCACCAACAACGTTGGAGCTCAAGACATTCCTGAAGCTGGTGCTGTGGATACAAGTTTTTCAGGTGACAAGATTGAAGCACATGAAATTGGTGAATCTAATCTCGTTATTGATCTCAATACTTCACTGTGGCCTGAAAGCGCAACCCCGGAAGTTGTTGGCCCCTGTCTGCCTGTTGAGAATGTGGATGATCAACCAAGCAAAGATGTGAATGTGACGATGCGAACAGAAGAGACCAAAAATGAGGAAAATCTGAACAACAACAATGCTGAGAGAAGTAATACCGACAGGCCTGAATCCCTTGCTTCTCCAACAAGCGATGAGGAACATCTGGGCCTGCTTTATTGGCAAGCTGTGGAAGTTTTATCCTCTAACTTTGGTCTTTGA